One genomic region from Anabaena sp. PCC 7108 encodes:
- a CDS encoding alpha/beta fold hydrolase, whose amino-acid sequence MATIEILGVPHAYELTAPTSCPHALVFIHGWLNSRGYWQPVISRLSVDLQCLSYDLRGFGESSSQAKLDFNRAETDLNLNSTDPSVVSSPFDFLYSPSAYAQDLAVLLAQLNISSVWLIGHSLGGTIALWTAAQLPDCVQGVICINAGGGIYLKEAFEQFRSAGQKFLQVRPRWLSQVPLIDLLFTRASVARPLERIWARQRVIDFLVADPEASLGTLLESTTEEEVNRLPQLVSQLKQPVYFLAGADDKVIEPKYVRHLASFHPLFQSVGDNVIEIPDCGHLAMLEQPDTVARHIRSLVTGNRE is encoded by the coding sequence ATGGCAACAATAGAAATCCTAGGCGTTCCACACGCATACGAGCTAACGGCTCCCACCTCTTGCCCCCATGCTTTAGTCTTTATCCACGGTTGGCTAAATAGTCGTGGATACTGGCAACCTGTGATTTCTCGCCTATCAGTTGATTTGCAATGCTTGTCTTATGATTTGCGAGGGTTTGGTGAATCTTCGTCTCAGGCGAAATTAGATTTTAATCGAGCAGAAACTGATTTGAACCTGAATTCCACAGATCCTAGTGTGGTTAGTTCTCCCTTCGATTTTTTATATTCGCCTTCTGCTTATGCTCAGGATTTAGCCGTTCTCTTGGCACAACTGAATATTTCCAGTGTTTGGCTAATTGGTCATTCTCTAGGAGGTACTATTGCCCTGTGGACGGCGGCTCAACTACCTGATTGTGTCCAGGGAGTCATTTGTATTAATGCTGGTGGTGGGATTTATCTTAAAGAGGCATTTGAGCAGTTCCGGTCTGCTGGTCAGAAATTCTTACAAGTTCGCCCACGTTGGCTTTCCCAAGTTCCTTTGATTGATTTGCTGTTTACGAGAGCGAGTGTAGCACGTCCTTTGGAGCGCATTTGGGCGAGACAACGGGTAATTGATTTTCTTGTGGCTGACCCAGAAGCTTCTTTGGGAACACTTTTAGAATCTACTACTGAAGAAGAAGTTAACCGATTACCACAGCTAGTGTCACAACTAAAACAGCCAGTTTATTTTTTAGCTGGTGCTGATGATAAGGTAATAGAACCTAAGTATGTACGTCATTTAGCGAGTTTTCATCCACTTTTTCAATCCGTTGGCGATAATGTCATTGAAATCCCTGATTGTGGACACCTGGCGATGTTAGAGCAGCCGGATACAGTTGCTCGTCACATTCGGTCATTGGTGACAGGGAATAGGGAATAA
- the tsaD gene encoding tRNA (adenosine(37)-N6)-threonylcarbamoyltransferase complex transferase subunit TsaD: protein MPTVLAIETSCDETAVAIVNNRQVYSSIIASQIPVHQQYGGVVPEVASRQHLETLNQEIAQAMEQSHRDWGQIDGIAATCAPGLVGALLVGLTAAKTLAMVHKKPFLGVHHLEGHIYATYLSESTLDPPFLSLLVSGGHTSLIYVKDCGNYETLGETRDDAAGEAFDKVARLLKLGYPGGPVIDKLAQTGNPQAFALPEGKISLPGGGYHPYDGSFSGLKTAVLRVVQQLEKNGEQVPLADVAASFQETIARSLTKRAIACARDYGLNTIAVGGGVAANSGLRKYLQAAAAQHNIRVLFPPLKYCTDNAAMIGCAASDHLSRDHTSALTLGVHSRLPLSQVMNLYGH from the coding sequence ATGCCAACCGTTTTAGCAATCGAAACCAGTTGTGATGAAACTGCCGTCGCAATTGTAAACAATCGTCAGGTCTACAGCAGTATCATAGCCTCGCAAATTCCCGTCCATCAACAGTATGGTGGAGTTGTACCAGAGGTAGCATCCCGCCAGCATTTAGAAACGCTCAATCAAGAAATAGCGCAAGCAATGGAGCAAAGCCATAGAGATTGGGGGCAAATTGATGGCATCGCTGCCACTTGTGCGCCTGGTCTAGTAGGAGCGCTGTTGGTGGGTTTAACAGCTGCCAAAACCTTGGCAATGGTACATAAAAAACCTTTTTTGGGGGTTCATCATCTCGAAGGCCATATTTACGCGACTTACTTGAGTGAGTCAACTTTAGACCCCCCATTTCTTAGCTTACTCGTTTCAGGCGGACATACAAGCTTGATTTATGTAAAGGATTGTGGTAATTACGAAACCCTGGGAGAAACCCGTGATGATGCTGCGGGTGAAGCTTTTGATAAAGTGGCAAGGTTGTTAAAGCTGGGTTATCCAGGCGGTCCAGTAATTGACAAACTCGCACAAACAGGAAATCCCCAAGCATTTGCACTACCAGAAGGGAAAATTTCTCTCCCAGGTGGCGGTTATCATCCCTATGATGGGAGTTTTAGTGGATTAAAAACAGCGGTACTGCGTGTAGTACAGCAGTTAGAGAAAAACGGTGAGCAAGTACCATTGGCAGATGTAGCGGCCAGCTTTCAGGAAACTATAGCGCGATCGCTAACCAAAAGAGCGATCGCCTGCGCCCGTGACTATGGTCTAAATACAATTGCTGTGGGTGGTGGTGTGGCAGCTAATAGCGGGCTGAGAAAATACTTACAAGCTGCTGCTGCCCAGCATAATATCCGCGTGCTTTTCCCCCCCTTAAAATACTGTACTGACAACGCGGCCATGATAGGATGCGCGGCATCGGATCATCTATCCCGTGATCACACCTCTGCCCTGACATTAGGGGTTCATTCTCGTCTACCCCTAAGCCAAGTTATGAATTTATATGGACATTAA
- a CDS encoding photosystem I reaction center subunit III: MRRLFALILAIGLWFNFAPQAQALGANLVPCKDSPAFQALAQNARNTTADPESGKKRFERYSQALCGPEGYPHLIVDGRLDRAGDFLIPSILFLYIAGWIGWVGRAYLQAVSKGSDSEQKEIQIDLGIALPIISSGFAWPAAALKEFLSGELTAKDSEITVSPR, from the coding sequence ATGCGACGATTGTTTGCTTTGATTTTAGCGATTGGTCTGTGGTTCAATTTTGCTCCTCAAGCTCAAGCCTTAGGAGCTAACCTTGTACCTTGCAAAGACTCTCCCGCATTTCAAGCACTAGCACAAAATGCCCGTAACACCACTGCTGACCCTGAATCAGGGAAAAAGCGGTTTGAGCGCTATTCTCAAGCTCTGTGTGGACCAGAAGGTTATCCTCACTTGATTGTTGATGGTCGCCTTGATCGTGCTGGGGACTTTTTGATCCCCAGTATCCTGTTCCTCTATATTGCTGGTTGGATAGGTTGGGTTGGTCGCGCTTATTTGCAAGCGGTCAGCAAGGGATCTGATTCTGAACAAAAGGAAATTCAAATCGATCTTGGTATCGCCCTACCCATTATTTCTTCAGGCTTTGCTTGGCCTGCAGCTGCACTTAAAGAATTTCTCTCAGGTGAATTAACAGCTAAGGATTCAGAAATTACTGTTTCTCCCCGCTAA
- the psaJ gene encoding photosystem I reaction center subunit IX: protein MAEKSDQSTYFVKFLSTAPVAATIWLTITAGILIEFNRFFPDLLFHPLP from the coding sequence ATGGCTGAAAAAAGCGATCAATCCACATATTTCGTTAAGTTTCTGTCTACAGCACCTGTAGCAGCAACAATCTGGTTGACAATCACAGCAGGCATTTTGATTGAATTTAACCGCTTTTTCCCTGACTTACTTTTCCACCCACTACCATAG
- a CDS encoding photosystem I reaction center protein subunit XI, with amino-acid sequence MAQAVNASKNLPSDPRNRETVRPAGRDPQDGNLETPINSSPLVKWFIGNLPAYRLGLTPFRRGLEVGMAHGYLLFGPFAKLGPLRDAPNANLAGLLGSIGLVVILTACLSLYANSNPAKALASVTVPNPPVDAFNSKESWNNFASSFLIGGIGGAVVAYFLTGNLGIIQGLVG; translated from the coding sequence ATGGCACAAGCAGTAAATGCATCAAAAAATCTCCCTAGTGATCCTAGAAACCGGGAGACAGTTAGACCTGCTGGACGTGATCCACAGGATGGCAATCTAGAAACCCCAATTAATTCTTCTCCTTTGGTGAAGTGGTTTATCGGCAATTTGCCTGCTTATCGTCTAGGTCTCACTCCTTTTAGACGGGGACTAGAAGTTGGCATGGCTCATGGTTACTTGCTGTTTGGTCCATTTGCTAAATTGGGTCCACTGCGGGATGCACCTAATGCTAATTTAGCGGGTTTATTGGGCAGTATTGGCTTGGTTGTGATTCTCACCGCCTGCCTCTCTTTGTATGCTAATAGCAATCCAGCAAAAGCACTTGCAAGCGTGACTGTACCTAATCCTCCTGTCGATGCTTTTAACTCCAAGGAAAGCTGGAATAACTTTGCTAGTTCTTTCTTGATTGGTGGTATTGGTGGTGCGGTAGTTGCTTACTTTTTAACTGGCAATTTGGGCATCATTCAAGGTCTAGTCGGTTAG
- the gmk gene encoding guanylate kinase, with the protein MQVLPINSGATTKECQPLGKLIVLTGPSGVGKGTLMQTLLQRHPELYYSVSITTRSPRPGETNGKNYYFISRSKFEQLVAQGEFLEWAEFAGNYYGTPRANVLDHIHSGKLVVLEIELEGARQIRASFPSALSIFILPPTFSELEKRIRGRGQDSEEAIARRLHRAQTEIIAADEFDIQIVNNDFETAVNEIETVLFG; encoded by the coding sequence ATGCAAGTTTTACCGATAAATAGTGGTGCTACTACGAAAGAATGCCAACCTCTGGGCAAGCTGATTGTTTTGACAGGTCCTAGTGGAGTCGGCAAAGGTACTTTAATGCAAACGCTCCTCCAGCGTCATCCAGAACTGTATTATTCAGTATCTATAACGACTCGTTCTCCACGCCCTGGAGAAACCAATGGCAAAAACTATTACTTTATTAGCCGTAGTAAGTTTGAACAATTAGTTGCTCAAGGGGAATTCTTAGAATGGGCAGAATTTGCGGGTAACTATTACGGTACTCCTCGTGCAAATGTGCTTGACCACATTCATTCTGGTAAGTTGGTAGTTCTAGAAATTGAGCTAGAAGGGGCAAGACAAATTCGTGCTTCCTTTCCTAGCGCCCTCAGCATTTTTATTCTGCCACCAACATTTTCAGAATTGGAGAAACGGATACGGGGACGAGGCCAAGATTCGGAAGAAGCTATAGCTCGTCGTCTGCACCGCGCCCAAACGGAAATTATAGCCGCAGATGAATTTGATATTCAAATCGTCAACAACGATTTTGAAACCGCTGTCAATGAAATTGAAACGGTATTATTTGGATAA